Proteins co-encoded in one Ictalurus furcatus strain D&B chromosome 9, Billie_1.0, whole genome shotgun sequence genomic window:
- the grem2a gene encoding gremlin-2, translated as MFWKLALPAILACTLCASMETKKLRPRGSIPSPYKLKGNELLSSSSITLSSLSQQPPSKRHKGKQEVLLSSREALVVTERKYLKSDWCKTQPLKQTVSLEGCVSQTIINHFCYGQCNSFYIPRHLAPANGRHGRKRTPKSNHSASFQSCSFCKPHRISTLTVRLHCPRLQPPYRHRKVQRIKECRCMSVSVSDTH; from the coding sequence ATGTTCTGGAAACTGGCCTTACCTGCCATTCTGGCCTGCACCCTCTGTGCGTCCATGGAAACCAAGAAGCTCCGCCCACGAGGCTCCATCCCCTCCCCTTACAAGCTGAAAGGCAATGAGCTGTTGTCTTCCTCTTCCATCACACTATCATCCCTGTCTCAGCAACCTCCATCAAAACGGCACAAAGGCAAACAGGAAGTGCTGCTGTCGAGTCGTGAGGCGCTGGTGGTGACCGAGCGGAAGTACCTGAAGAGCGACTGGTGTAAAACCCAGCCGCTGAAGCAGACTGTTAGCCTGGAGGGCTGTGTGAGTCAAACCATCATCAACCATTTCTGTTATGGCCAGTGCAATTCGTTTTACATCCCACGACATCTGGCTCCCGCAAATGGCCGCCATGGTCGAAAACGGACGCCGAAGTCCAACCATAGTGCTTCCTTCCAGTCCTGCTCTTTCTGCAAACCTCACCGGATCTCCACACTAACGGTACGGCTTCACTGTCCCAGGTTACAGCCCCCGTACCGACATCGGAAGGTCCAGCGCATTAAGGAATGCAGGTGCATGTCGGTTAGCGTCAGTGACACCCACTGA